A DNA window from Peromyscus leucopus breed LL Stock chromosome 3, UCI_PerLeu_2.1, whole genome shotgun sequence contains the following coding sequences:
- the Atg9b gene encoding autophagy-related protein 9B: MVSRMGWGGSRRQRGRWGDLGPSSVPLLPMALPLSASPCRGLGGGRISVFSLSPVPRTRSCSSSLFPPASGSPCPVTQEAGASQLPYNASPAPATPPTQTHPTMTPTSASPSWGSHSTPPLASVTPPPSCRCPQDHPGLRIGPLIPEQDYERLEDCDPEGSQDSPLHGEDHQPLLHVPEGLRGSWHHIQDLDSFFTKIYSYHQRNGFACILLEDVFQLGQFIFIVTFTTFLLRCVDYNVLFNNQPKNHTRPGPFHSKVTLSDAILPSAQCAEKIHNSPLLVFLLVLAAGFWLFQLLRSVCNLFSYWDIQVFYREALHIPPEELSSVPWAEVQSRLLELQRSGGLCVQPRPLTELDVHHRILRYTNYQVALANKGLLPARCPLPWGGSAAFLSRGLALNVDLLLFRGPFSLFRGGWELPEAYKRSELRAVLAARWRRTVLLLAAVNLALSPLVLAWQVLYAFYSHVELLRREPGAFGARRWSRLARLQLRHFNELPHELRARLARAYRPAAAFLRAAEPPAPLRALLARQLVFFSGALFAALLVLTVYDEDVLAVEHVLTTMTALGVTATVARSFIPEEQCQGRPSQLLLQAALAHMHYLPEEPGAAGARASSYWQMAQLLQYRAVSLLEELLSPLLTPLFLLFWFRPRALEIIDFFHHFTVDVAGVGDICSFALMDVKRHGHPQWLSEGQTEASLSQRAEDGKTELSLMRFSLAHPQWQPPGHSSKFLGHLRGRVQQDAAAWGATSTRSPPTPGVLGDCTSPLPEAFLANLLVNPRPPQRDLSPTTPCPAAATASLLASISRMVQDPSCVSPGGTGGQKLTQLPELVSAEMSLHAIYLHQLHQQQQQEPWGDASASSPPRPWSSPSQPGSPDEEKPSWSSDGSSPASSPRQQWGIQRARNLFPKGFQETTDTQKEPLPGPLH, from the exons ATGGTGAGccgaatggggtggggggggagcaggaggcagcGGGGGCGGTGGGGAGACTTGGGGCCCAGCTCAGTGCCTCTGCTCCCCATGGCACTGCCACTGTCTGCTTCTCCATGCCGGggacttgggggagggaggatctctgtcttctctctgtcccctgtCCCCCGGACAAGAAGCTGCTCCTCTTCCctgtttcctcctgcctcagggtcCCCCTGCCCAgtgactcaggaggcaggggcttcTCAGCTTCCATACAATGCCTCACCCGCCCCAGCCACACCCCCAACACAGACCCATCCCACAATGACACCCACTTCCGCTTCCCCCTCGTGGGggtcccactccaccccacccctggcctcggtcactccccctccctcctgccgGTGCCCCCAGGACCATCCTGGGCTGCGGATAGGTCCTCTGATCCCTGAGCAGGATTATGAACGGCTAGAGGACTGTGACCCTGAGGGGTCCCAAGACTCACCCCTCCATGGGGAGGACCATCAACCCTTGCTTCATGTGCCTGAAGGACTCCGTG GCTCCTGGCATCACATCCAGGACCTGGACAGCTTCTTCACCAAG ATCTACAGCTACCACCAGCGGAATGGTTTCGCCTGTATCCTGTTGGAGGATGTCTTCCAGCTGGG ACAGTTCATTTTCATCGTCACCTTCACAACCTTCCTCCTTCGCTGTGTGGATTACAATGTTCTCTTCAACAACCAGCCAAAGAACCATACAAGGCCTGGACCATTCCACAGCAAAGTGACCTTGTCAGATGCTATTCTACCCTCAGCCCAGTGTGCAGAGAA GATCCACAACAGCCCTCTGTTGGTCTTCCTCCTGGTCCTGGCTGCTGGCTTCTGGCTGTTCCAGCTGCTTCGTTCAGTCTGCAACCTCTTCAGCTACTGGGACATCCAGGTGTTTTACAGGGAGGCCCTGCACATCCCCCCA gAGGAGCTCAGCTCGGTACCCTGGGCTGAGGTTCAGTCCCGCCTCCTGGAGCTGCAGAGGAGCGGCGGGCTGTGTGTGCAGCCCAGGCCGCTGACGGAACTGGACGTCCACCACCGCATCCTGCGCTACACCAACTACCAGGTGGCGCTGGCCAACAAGGGTCTGCTGCCCGCTCGCTGTCCACTGCCCTGGGGGGGCAGCGCAGCCTTCCTCAGCCGCGGCCTGGCGCTCAACGTGGACCTGCTGCTCTTCCGCGGTCCCTTCTCACTCTTCCGCGGGGGCTGGGAGCTTCCCGAAGCTTACAAGCGCAGTGAGCTCCGGGCCGTCCTGGCCGCACGCTGGCGGCGCACGGTGCTGCTGCTGGCCGCCGTGAACTTGGCGCTGAGCCCGCTGGTGCTGGCCTGGCAGGTGCTGTACGCCTTCTACAGCCACGTGGAGCTGCTGCGACGCGAGCCCGGCGCCTTCGGGGCGCGCCGCTGGTCCCGCCTGGCCCGCCTGCAACTGCGCCACTTCAACGAGCTACCGCACGAACTGCGTGCCCGCCTGGCCCGCGCCTACCGGCCCGCGGCCGCCTTCCTCCGTGCCGCCGAGCCCCCTGCGCCCCTGCGCGCCCTGCTGGCCCGCCAACTGGTCTTCTTCTCCGGAGCGCTTTTTGCCGCGCTGCTGGTGCTCACCGTCTACGATGAGGATGTGCTGGCCGTGGAGCACGTGCTCACCACCATGACGGCGCTCGGGGTCACAGCCACAGTGGCCAG GTCCTTCATTCCAGAGGAGCAATGCCAGGGGCGTCCCTCACAGCTCCTGCTGCAGGCAGCCCTGGCACACATGCATTACCTCCCGGAGGAGCCTGGTGCGGCAGGTGCTCGGGCCAGCTCTTACTGGCAGATGGCGCAGCTGCTTCAGTACCGAGCA GTCTCCCTCCTGGAAgaactcctgtctccacttctcactcctctgtttctgctcttctggTTCCGCCCCCGTGCTCTGGAGATTATTGACTTTTTTCATCACTTTACCGTGGATGTGGCTGGTGTCGGGGACATCTGTTCTTTTGCCCTAATGGATGTGAAGCGCCATGGGCACCCTCAG TGGCTCTCCGAGGGACAGACAGAAGCCTCACTCTCTCAGCGTGCAGAGGATGGAAAGACTGAACTCTCCTTAATGCGGTTCTCCCTGGCACATCCACAATGGCAGCCACCAGGGCACAGCTCTAAGTTCCTTGGCCACCTTCGGGGCCGGGTACAACAAGATGCAGCTGCCTGGGGTGCTACCTCGACACGAAGCCCCCCGACCCCAGGGGTGCTCGGTGACTGCACATCCCCTCTG CCCGAAGCCTTCCTGGCCAACCTCTTGGTGAATCCCCGCCCGCCCCAGAGGGACCTCAGCCCCACGACTCCCTGCCCTGCGGCGGCCACAGCCAGCCTCCTTGCCTCCATTTCACGAATGGTCCAGGACCCCAG CTGTGTGTCCCCAGGAGGCACTGGGGGCCAGAAGCTGACCCAGCTCCCCGAGCTTGTTTCTGCTGAGATGAGCCTGCACGCCATCTACCTACATCAG CTtcatcaacagcagcagcaggagccatGGGGAGACGCttcagcctcctccccacccaggCCCTGGTCCAGCCCTTCCCAGCCAGGCTCACCAGATGAGGAGAAGCCATCTTGGTCAAGTGATG GCTCCAGTCCTGCCTCCAGCCCAAGACAGCAGTGGGGTATCCAGAGGGCCCGGAATCTGTTTCCAAAGGGCTTCCAGGAGACCACAGACACCCAGAAGGAGCCCCTCCCAGGCCCCTTGCACTGA